DNA sequence from the Coregonus clupeaformis isolate EN_2021a chromosome 30, ASM2061545v1, whole genome shotgun sequence genome:
atgaaaattacaggcctctctcatctttttaagtgggagaacttgcacaattggtggctgactaaatacttttcccccccactgtacactaccggtcaaaagtgttaaacaaataaaaatatattttatatttgagattcttcaaatagccaccctttgccttgatgacagctttgcacactcttggcattctctcaaccggcttcatgaggtagtaaccgggaatgcatttcaattaacaggtgtgccttctcaaaagttaatttgtggaatttctttccttcttaatgcgtttgagccaatcagttgtgttgtgacaaggtggggggtatacagaagatagccctatttggtaaaagaccaagtccatattatggcaagaacagctcaaataagcaaagagaaatgacagtccattattactttaagacatgaaggtcagtcagtacggaacatttcaagaactttgaaagtttcttcaagtgcagtcgcaaataccatcaaacgctatgatgaaactggctctcatgaagactgccacaacaggaatggaagacccagagttacctctgctgcagaggataagttcattagagttaccagcctcagaaattgcagcccaaataaatgcttcacagagttcaagtcacagacacatctcaacatcaactgttcagaggggactttgtgaatcaggccttcatggtcgaattgctgcaaagaaaccactactaaaggacaccaataagaagaagagacctgcttgggccaagaaacacgatcaatggacattagaccagtggaaatttggtctggagtccaaattggagatttttggttccaaccgccgagtctttgtgagacgcagtgtgggtgaacggaagatctctgcatgtgtatttcccaccgtaaagcatggaggaggaggtgttatggtgtgggggtgctttgctggtgacactgtctgtgatttatttgaagaatctcaaatataaaatatattttgatttgtttaacacttttttggttactacatgattccatatgtgttatttcatagttttgatgtcttcactattattctacaatgtagaaaattgtaaaaataaagaaaaacccttgaatgagtagctgtgtccaaaccttttgactggtactgtatgtgtgaccAGGACACAGTCAGTAgaaggaaaccatgtgtttgatgtatttgataccattccacccattcttctccagccattaccacgagcacatcctgcccaattaaggtgccaccaccTTAAATGGTGTGAAGAACCCTGCCTCTGTctctggctgtgtgtgtctggccCGGCCCAGGGGGGATGGTTTGTAGGGCATTCACAGCACGCACCACCAATTTAGTATTTAGTATAGAAGCCTTGTGACTTGGTGAATGAGTGTTAATGCTGAGAGAGTGGTTAAAAACATATGGGCTGGACATCCTAAGTGTTTTCCTACTGGACACTGTAAGAGATTAGTTACAGTGATGTGACCTGCACCCATCATTAACTCTCTGGTTTCACaagaaaataataatttaaacCAGAGTGATATGGTGCAGAAATCATGGGAGCAAACGTGAGGGCAGTGATGTAGACATGACAAAGAGCAGTCTCTGTGATGTAGACATGACAAAGAGCAGTCTCTGTGATGTAGACATGATGAAGAGCAGTCTCTGTGATGTAGACATGATGAACAGCAGTCTCTGTAATGTAGACATGATGAACAGCAGTCTCTGTAATGTAGACATGATGAACAGCAGTCTCTGTGATGTAGAcatgatgaacagcattctctgTAATGTAGACATGATGAAGAGCAGTCTCTGTGATGTAGACATGATGAACAGCAGTCTCTGTGATGTAGACATGATGAAGAGCAGTCTCTGTGATGTAGACATGATGAACAGCAGTCTCTGTAATGTAGAcatgatgaacagcattctctgTAATGTAGACATGATGAAGAGCAGTCTCTGTGATGTAGACATGATGAACAGCAGTCTCTGTGATGTAGACATGATGAAGAGCAGTCTCTGTGATGTAGACATGATGAACAGCAGTCTCTGTAATGTAGACATGATGAACAGCAGTCTCTGTAATGTAGACATGATGAAGAGCAGTCTCTGTGATGTAGACATGATGAACAGCAGTCTCTGTAATGTAGACATGATGAAGAGCAGTCTCTGTGATGTAGACATGATGAACAGCAGTCTCTGTGATGTAGACATGATGAAGAGCAGTCTCTGTGATGTAGAAATGATGAAGAGCAGTCTCTGTGACATATACATGATGAAGAGCAGTCTCTGTGATGTAGACATGATGAAGAGCAGTCTCTGTCCAGCGCTGAAGATCAAGGTCACTGTCAGCCTGTACGGTCACGCCTGAAGAGTTCAATCTTCAACACCCccgtcctcacacacacacacacacacacacacacacacacacacacacacacacacacacacacacacacacacacacacacacatacacacacacacacacacacacacacacagccgtctCTCGGGTCAGCCTGCTGACAGCAGCACTAAAACCCGGTGAACTCTGACCTGGTCATATGCCTGGTTGCCATGGTACAGCACCTCAGCAACGCTGCAGTAGGTAATGGGTTGTTTGTCAGGAGACATTGGACTTGATAGGTATGAGGTCATCCACAGTTAAGGTCAACACAAAGTGTTGAGGGAGGAGGAAGTTATAAAACACATGTTCACTGATGAAGATGAGACACAAAGGGCTCATGAAGATTAAGAGACACAAGGGGCTCCATTTAGACAGCGTGCATGAGCGGGACTAGTGTCAAAAGAGTCCATAATACAGCATTCATTACGCAGTGTTAGAATGCAACTGtctaatgtaggcctatttgatGCAACCGCAAAAGTGTTGCATTCAATACGCTTTTTGTAAAAAATtcccccagagagagacagtgttgttATCCTCACCGATGAAGATGAGGAGGACCCCCACAGTGACCTGCAGGCTGAGGGAGATGCTGATGAGGGTGATGAGGGGAGTGTACAAGGAGAAGTCTGGGCCCTGCTCCAGGACAGCCTTCAGCTGGGAGGCGTTGGCCATGAGCAGGGCCACGTCCAGCATGCTCTCTGCTGCACTCTTCTTATTGGCATAGTGGTTCATGTTCAGGAGAGCAGAGGGGCTGACACCGTGCCAGCCACCTATATGGGGGACCTGGAGACACAAACACATGTCAACAATACAATCAGATACACATGGTTATCTTGTTGAAGAACATGCACATAACTCAAATTTTCACATAAacctcccattgacatcaattcaTGATTTAGACTTGCTTTTTAAGTGGAAGTTTAGCTTAGCATGATTCATCTCACAATGAGACAAAACACACTAAGTAATCTATGATGTGTTAATCATATGTTATCATATGCACCACTATCATATAATTTATGACAGTAAAGCCATTATGAAAGCAACGTCCATGTCTTTAGAAAACAAGCACTCACATTAAGTGCAGGCGAACACACACACTTGGCTAAGTTCCAGACTATGAGCTCATCTCTGCGGATCCCCCCCCACGCTCATACACCCCTTCACCCAGTTACACTGAACGCTATCTGTATGTTTACATTGCAAACCTGTCTATGTTTACAAAGACACACTAGTGACCTAACACTGTGGCCGTGGGGTTAGTGAGGACTTTCCGGGCCAGAGGAGCAACACCAGGTGCGGGTCGAGGACACTTCAGGACAGGGATCTCTGGTTGTGAAGGGATCCTGCTACTTTGTTCCTGCCCTGTGTGGGAACTGTACATTAACTTTGTCAACCTGATAATTTAAGTAGCCTACTGAATGCTAATGCATCATATTTTTGTATATGTCATGAAATGAATAATGAATAGATTAAAGTGATCCCAGGTCATATTATATGTCTCAGATGAATGGAGGATGTATGATTAAATTAATCCATTCCTCCAGGTATTGATTCCTCTATGGCTGATGATGATAGATAGCAGGTTATAGGGGGAGTTCAGGGCTGCTCTG
Encoded proteins:
- the LOC121546537 gene encoding ninjurin-1-like, yielding MQMNGSADRENGGEVPHIGGWHGVSPSALLNMNHYANKKSAAESMLDVALLMANASQLKAVLEQGPDFSLYTPLITLISISLSLQVTVGVLLIFIVRWNLNDQSKHFRLNVMENLATGLIFIIVVVNVFITAFGVQKPNQKA